Proteins encoded together in one Borrelia turicatae 91E135 window:
- a CDS encoding variable large family protein — protein MKNKLNERIKNFNITILISLFLLISCGSGQLQAGKDGEAATGGRSLSEVLMEVGRSAENAFYSFLELLSDTLGFTAKSTTKKDEVGKYFSELGVKLGKASEELEAVAKNSEVEGVKDGSISVAIRGAVDTAKEVLGMLKGHLDSLKDIGDGTVVGEAASNKEGEKPADVELKKAYNTLKGIVDIAYKEGISKPEAGEVAVQANGGADNKDGAKILSTDSTGKPVAGDSGKAAAILTTVSGKEMLASIVASGENDPELSQAAKAETTAMSFARGNNGNHLANAAAKAAAVAGGIALRSLVKSGKLASGAGDGNAGGKEEVQAVGIDAVNKLLVAVEDIIKKTVKNVLEKARGEIDKARAPKPEGQ, from the coding sequence ATGAAGAATAAATTAAATGAGAGAATTAAAAACTTTAATATAACTATACTTATATCTTTATTTTTACTTATTAGCTGTGGAAGTGGTCAACTTCAAGCTGGTAAGGATGGCGAGGCAGCTACAGGGGGGCGAAGTTTAAGTGAGGTATTAATGGAGGTAGGTAGAAGTGCTGAAAATGCCTTTTATTCATTTTTAGAGTTACTTTCAGATACATTAGGCTTTACTGCTAAATCAACTACAAAGAAGGATGAAGTAGGAAAGTATTTTAGCGAGCTAGGTGTGAAGCTTGGAAAAGCATCTGAAGAATTAGAAGCAGTAGCAAAAAATTCAGAAGTAGAAGGAGTTAAAGATGGATCAATATCCGTAGCAATTAGAGGCGCAGTTGATACGGCTAAGGAAGTTTTAGGTATGTTAAAAGGTCATTTAGATTCCTTGAAGGATATAGGTGATGGAACTGTAGTAGGTGAGGCAGCAAGTAATAAAGAAGGGGAAAAACCAGCTGATGTTGAATTAAAAAAAGCATATAATACATTGAAAGGAATAGTGGACATAGCTTATAAAGAAGGTATTTCAAAGCCGGAAGCAGGAGAAGTGGCAGTACAGGCAAATGGAGGCGCAGATAATAAGGATGGTGCTAAAATATTATCTACAGATAGTACTGGTAAACCAGTAGCAGGAGATTCAGGAAAAGCAGCTGCAATACTTACAACAGTAAGTGGCAAAGAAATGTTAGCATCAATAGTTGCATCAGGAGAGAATGATCCAGAACTATCACAAGCTGCAAAGGCGGAGACAACCGCAATGAGTTTTGCAAGAGGTAATAATGGAAATCACTTAGCAAATGCTGCTGCAAAAGCAGCAGCAGTAGCAGGAGGAATAGCATTGCGTTCATTAGTTAAGTCAGGTAAATTAGCATCAGGCGCAGGAGATGGTAATGCAGGAGGTAAAGAAGAAGTACAAGCAGTAGGTATAGATGCAGTAAATAAGTTATTAGTAGCAGTAGAAGATATAATTAAGAAAACAGTAAAGAATGTTCTTGAGAAAGCAAGAGGAGAAATAGATAAAGCAAGAGCTCCAAAACCAGAAGGTCAGTAA
- a CDS encoding variable large family protein has translation MKRITLSALLMTLFLLISCGSGQQPQAGKDGEAATGGRSLSEVLMEVGRSAENAFYSFLELLSDTLGFTVTKDTKKSEVGDYFSSLGVKLEAAANDLEQVAVKATADVEKDDASKNPIRVAVDAAKTTLNTLKTHLDSLKGVGDDKVVGWAENDQQGIKPADDGLNKLLNALQSIVKAATNAGVLAPKAGNTTLTVNGVDNKDGAKVLAIDKPEAAVGEKASLIVSAVTGEEILASIVASKEGDQALGAAADGTTTAMSFAKGGTKDNLNANTPKAAAVAGGIALRSLVKDGKLASHNDNSEKAVQAAGVTAANKLLVAVEDVIKKTVKNVLKTAKEKIDEARVTKPADQQ, from the coding sequence ATGAAAAGAATTACTTTAAGTGCATTATTAATGACTTTATTTTTACTTATTAGCTGTGGCAGTGGTCAACAACCACAAGCTGGTAAGGATGGCGAGGCAGCTACAGGGGGGCGAAGTTTAAGTGAAGTCCTAATGGAGGTAGGGAGAAGTGCTGAAAATGCTTTTTATTCATTTTTAGAGTTACTTTCAGATACATTAGGTTTTACTGTAACTAAAGATACAAAAAAGAGTGAGGTAGGAGATTATTTTAGCAGTCTAGGTGTTAAGCTTGAAGCAGCAGCAAATGACTTAGAACAAGTAGCAGTTAAGGCAACAGCAGATGTTGAGAAAGACGATGCATCTAAAAATCCTATCAGAGTAGCAGTTGATGCTGCTAAGACTACTTTAAACACATTAAAAACCCATTTAGACTCCTTAAAAGGAGTAGGTGATGACAAAGTAGTAGGTTGGGCAGAAAATGATCAACAAGGAATCAAACCAGCTGATGATGGATTGAATAAACTCCTTAATGCATTGCAGTCAATAGTAAAGGCAGCAACAAATGCAGGTGTTTTAGCACCAAAAGCAGGGAATACAACATTGACAGTAAATGGGGTAGATAATAAGGATGGTGCTAAGGTATTAGCTATAGACAAACCAGAGGCAGCAGTAGGAGAAAAAGCATCATTAATAGTATCAGCAGTAACTGGTGAGGAAATACTAGCATCAATAGTTGCCTCAAAAGAAGGTGATCAAGCACTAGGAGCAGCGGCAGATGGAACTACAACTGCGATGAGTTTTGCAAAAGGAGGAACAAAGGACAACCTAAATGCAAATACACCAAAAGCAGCAGCAGTAGCAGGAGGAATAGCATTGCGATCCTTGGTTAAAGATGGTAAATTAGCTTCACATAATGATAATAGTGAAAAAGCAGTACAAGCAGCAGGAGTAACCGCAGCAAATAAGTTATTAGTAGCAGTAGAGGATGTAATTAAAAAGACAGTAAAGAATGTGCTTAAAACAGCAAAAGAAAAAATAGATGAAGCAAGAGTTACAAAACCAGCAGATCAGCAATAA